A single window of Oncorhynchus keta strain PuntledgeMale-10-30-2019 chromosome 34, Oket_V2, whole genome shotgun sequence DNA harbors:
- the LOC118366807 gene encoding radixin isoform X6 yields the protein MQSWSLPSSPTPPANSSLTRVLEQHKLTKEQWEDRIQTWHEEHTGMLREDSVMEYLKIAQDLEMYGVNYFEIKNKKGTELWLGVDALGLNIYEHEDKLTPKIGFPWSEIRNISFSDKKFVIKPIDKKAPDFVFYAPRLRINKRILALCMGNHELYMRRRKPDTIEVQQMKAQAREEKHHKQMERAQLENEKRKREHAEKERAKMEKEKDELVERLRQIEQQTLKAQKELEEQTRRALELDQERKRAKEEAERLEGERQAAEEAKAALAKQSADQMKNQEQLAAELGEFTAKIALLEEAKRKKEEEATEWQHKAISAQEDLEKTKEELKSVMSSPPAPEHDEQDETNAEGSTELHSDGVTSHRSEEERVTEAQKNERVKKQLQALSSELAQARDDTKKTQNDMLHAENVKAGRDKYKTLRQIRQGNTKQRIDEFESM from the exons AGTCTTGGAGCAGCACAAGTTGACTAAGGAGCAGTGGGAGGACAGAATACAGACCTGGCATGAGGAACACACAGGCATGCTCAG AGAGGACTCAGTGATGGAGTATCTGAAGATAGCCCAGGACCTGGAGATGTATGGCGTCAACTACTTTGAGATCAAGAACAAGAAGGGAACAGAGTTGTGGCTGGGTGTGGATGCACTGGGACTCAATATCTACGAACACGAGGACAA GTTGACACCAAAGATTGGCTTCCCCTGGAGCGAGATCAGGAACATCTCCTTCAGCGACAAGAAGTTTGTCATCAAACCCATCGACAAGAAAGCTCCA GATTTTGTGTTCTATGCCCCGCGGTTGCGGATCAACAAGCGTATCCTGGCACTGTGCATGGGGAACCACGAACTGTACATGAGGAGGAGGAAGCCTGACACCATTGAGGTTCAGCAAATGAAGGCCCAGGCCAGGGAGGAGAAACACCACAAACAGATGGAAAG AGCCCAGCTAGAGAATGAGAAGAGAAAACGAGAGCATgcggagaaggagagggcgaagatggagaaggagaaggacgAGCTTGTCGAGAGGCTCAGACAGATTGAGCAACAGACGCTAAAGGCCCAGAAAg agcTGGAGGAGCAGACACGCAGGGCCCTGGAGTTGgaccaggagaggaagagggcgaaGGAGGAGGCGGaaaggttggagggagagagacaggcagcagaGGAGGCCAAGGCAGCGCTGGCTAAACAGTCTGCTGACCAGATGAAGAACCAGGAACAACTG GCCGCTGAGCTAGGAGAATTCACTGCCAAAATCGCTCTGCTTGAAGAGGCCAagaggaagaaggaagaggaggcGACTGAATGGCAACACAAA GCCATCTCAGCCCAGGAAGACCTGGAAAAGACTAAAGAGGAGCTGAagtctgtgatgtcatcaccccCGGCGCCGGAGCACGATGAGCAAGATGAGACGAACGCAGAGGGCAGTACCGAGCTGCACAGTGACGGGGTCACCAGCCACCGCAGCGAGGAGGAACGTGTCACAGAGGCCCAGAAGAACGAACGCGTCAAGAAACAGCTGCAG GCTCTGAGTTCAGAGTTGGCTCAGGCGAGGGACGACACCAAGAAGACCCAGAATGACATGCTACATGCGGAGAATGTGAAGGCTGGGAGGGACAAGTACAAAACCCTGCGCCAGATCCGGCAGGGCAACACCAAGCAGCGCATTGACGAGTTCGAGTCCATGTAA